ACTGAATTACGAAGACCAGCTCTACCTTGCCGATTCGCACTACGAGGCGATGGATTCGTTGCGCTTCTAGAATCCACTTCGATGCTCCCGACTCGTTCCAGAGTCGGCGCTTCTTTTCATTCCTTCATTTCCATCAATCGAATTCTGATATAACTTGCGAGGGCTTGAATTTCCGTTTCAGTCAGAACGGATTTCCAGGGCATCATTGCGGTTCCCTTGCGTCCGTTTTGGATGGATTCCAGAATGCGTTGCCGGGTCAATTCCTTACGCGAGGTTTCAGTGAGAAAGTTGCGCGGCGGCGGCGATAGCGCATTGGCGGCAAAGGTCAGCCCATCGCCCTGCTCGCCGTGACAGACCTTGCAATGTTTCGAAAACAGCCGCTGGCCCTGTTCCAACTCCGTTTCCGCCAGCGCAGGTGATTGCAGGAACAGAACCGCCGTCAGGCTCAGGACGAGTCGTGCGAGCCGGGGCATCGCCTACAAATCCTCCAAAGATTTATGGAGCAAGCCCTGAATGACGCTTTCCTTGATCCGCAATATGAAGTTAGGGCGCGCGACTTTTCCGCCAAAATGCGAGATGTAAAAAATATCGATGCCGCGCCCGCCTTGCGTGGAAACGATGGCGCGATGAATCTGGATATTGAACTGACCAAAGCGGCGCACGATTTTATAGAGCATGCCCATGTGATCGCGCGCCTCCACCCGAACGATGCTGTAAGGCTCGTCGACGGGATTTTCGATCTGAATTTTGGGTACGATGCCCATTTCAGGAGCTTTTTTTTCGACGAAACGGGTTCGGTTTTTTAACAGGTCGGGCAGATTGACGCGTTTTGAAATCAAATTGTCCAAATCTTTTTCGATTCGACTCCAGATGTTTGGCTGGTTCCTCAGGTACTCAGAATCTTCTACCAGCGTGGAAATGAAAACCCGGCCGTTCAGGCTCGGCAAAATGCGCGCGCCGAGAATATTCATGCTCTTCGAGGTCAAGGCTCCGATGAGGTTTTCAAAGGCCCCGTCCATCGACTCGCACAGGAGGGTGATCTGGTGGTAGGCGCCTTCCGCGTTGGGGTAGTGATCGAAAACGAAGGATTGCGATTCGAGCGAGCGCCCCAGGCGCATGTGCAGGGCGACTTCCACCGAATTGCAGGTCGCCAGATAGTCATCCGGCATCTGCCGCAGATGCTCTTCAATTTGCGAGGCCGTGAACTCCCAGTTCAAATCGCGATAGACCTCGTCGCGCGTGGCCTGCGGCTGTTGTTGTAGCGAAGCCGGGTCTTTCAGATAAGCCTGGGCGCGGTGGTACAGCTCCGCAAGGAGTACGTTTTTGTAAGAGGTCCAGGCGCTCGGCGCCACGGCGCGAAGCTCGCAATAGCTGAACAGGAACAGCATGTCCAGCCGTTCGGGCGACCCCATTTTCTGAGCGAAACGTTGCACCACTGCGGGCTGATGGATGTCTTGATGCAGGGCCGTCTCGATCATTTCAAACTGATTGTTGAGCAAAAAGCGCACGCGGTCCCAGTCTTCAAAAGGCAGAAGGTCTTTCAATTCCCCGCGAGATTGCTCCAGACCGGCCCGATCCGGAAGTTTGGACTGATGGGCAAACTGCAAGAGGAACGCCATTTTCAAGGGCACCTTGTCTTCCAGCCGCGCTGAAATTTTCGCCAGCAGGTTGAGGTGCTTCAATTGTTGAGAACCCAACTCCTCCAGAAACCCGACTTTGCGCATGGAATGCTCGTCGGCGGTGAAATGGTGGTAGAAGTCATAGCTCACCATACAGACGGATTGACCGAATTCAGGCAGGAGTTTTGCCAAAGCCCCGGTTTCATGCAGGGACCTTAAATGTTTTTCCGCCTGATCGCTTTTGAGCGCCTGGACAAGCAGACGTTGCGCGACGCCTTCCTGAAACTGCTCGTCCTCCATGTTTTCGATTTCAAGACGAATCAGACGTTTGAGTTGCGTTTCCGGTTCCAGATCATTATGAATCAATAACTCGAAGGCTCGAAAGACCAGGCTCTTTTTTTTGCGCTTGGCGCGGCCCAGTTCGTCCCGTCTGTAGGAGAGGGTGTCGCCGGAAGAAAGAAAGCCGTCGCCCAGTGATTTCTGGGTCAAAGAATGGATCACCTTGCGAATGGCGCGTTTCGGCGCCAGGCATTGTTGAAAAATCGAGTCTGAAATATTCTGGATATTGGTGGCGTGCAGGTAATAGTCGCGCATGAAAGTTTCGACGGAGGTCTGCTCCCGGT
This window of the Candidatus Nitrohelix vancouverensis genome carries:
- a CDS encoding cytochrome c gives rise to the protein MPRLARLVLSLTAVLFLQSPALAETELEQGQRLFSKHCKVCHGEQGDGLTFAANALSPPPRNFLTETSRKELTRQRILESIQNGRKGTAMMPWKSVLTETEIQALASYIRIRLMEMKE